The genomic DNA TCCAGGCACTCCACGACCGTGCCGAACAGCGCCTGCTGCCGCCCGCCGTGGTAACCGCGGGCGCTCAGCTCGCCGACGGGCCTGCCCAGCAGCACGACCTGGCTGGACCGGTCGCCGCCCGGCTTCAGCAGCACCGGGTTCATCAGCGCGCTCGGCTCCACGCGGGCGGCCTGCGCCTGCATCGCCTGCGCCCGCCCGATCTCGGCGCCCTCGCGCGTCACGAACGAGTTGAGGGACATGTTCTGCCCCTTGAACGGCGCGACCTTCACACCCTGCCGGACCAGCCAGCGGCAGATCCCCGCCGTCACCACGCTCTTGCCCGCGTCCGACGTCGTCCCCGCGACCAGCAGCCCCCCGCTCACGCACCCCTCCGCTTCCACGTTCCGTACAGCAGCCGTCCGCCCGCGCAGGCGGCGAGCGCCAGCCCGCCGACCCGTCGCGACAGCCGCACCGCCCGTTCGATGTCCGCCACCTCGACGGCCCGCCCCGGTCCGTTCAGGACCGGCCGGTGCTCGACCCGCCCCCGGTAGGAGAGGGTGCCGCCGAGCCGTACGCCGAGGGCGCCCGCGAAGGCCGCCTCGACGGGGCCCGCGTTGGGTGACGGGTGCCTGTGGGCGTCCGCCCGCCAGGCCCGTACGGCCCCGCGCGGGTCGCCGCCCGCGACGACGGCGAGCGCGGCCGTCAGCCGGGCCCCGGGCGCGCCGGCCACGTCGTCGAGCCGGGCCGAGGCCCACCCGAAGCGGTGGTGGCGCGGCGAGCGGTGGCCGACCATGGCGTCCAGCGTGTTGACGGCCCGGAAGGCCGCCAGGCCCGGCACGCCGCCGAGCGCGCCCCACACCAGGGCGCCGACCACCGCGTCGGAGGTGTTCTCGGCGACGGACTCCACCACGGCCCGCGCGATGCCCGGCCCGTCCAGGGCCTGCGGGTCGCGCCCGCACAGGTGCGGCAGCCGCTCCCGGGCGGCCGCCACGTCCCCGGCGGCCAGCGCGGCGCCGACGGCCCGCGCCTCCCGGCCCAGGGAGGTGCCGCCCACGACGGCCCACACGGCGGCGGCGGTCAGCGCGACGGACGCGGCGTCGCGGCCCCGGACGGCACGGGCGGCACGGGCGGCGAGGGCGGCGCCTCCGGCGGCGCCTCCGGCGCACACGGCGGTGTACAGCGCGCCCCAGCCGCGGTGGTCGCGCCACAACAGGCGCTCGACGGCGCCCGCGGCGCGCCCGAAGGCGGCGACGGGGTGGCCGCGGCGGGGGTCCGCGAAGACCAGGTCGGCGAGGAAGCCGGCGGTGGCGCCGTATGCGAAGACTCGGTCGTCCCGCATCGGCTCAGCAGCCCCGCGCGCCGGGTCGGCCGCGGGTCCGCGAGCCGGGGGCCGCGGGCCGGGGGGAACGGGGGGAACGGGGGGGAGGGCGGCCGGGCATGCGCAATGTCCTCACTCAGGGTCCGCGCCCTGGCTCGACGTGACCGGCGGTGAGAGTTCCTGGCTCCCGGACGCCCCCGCGGCGACCGCCGCGCCGGGTCCGGTGACAGTGGCGGGACCGCGCCGGACTCGCACCGGGCTTCCTCTCCTGCCGCCGTATATGGCCTGGGCAGTCCACCACGGCCCGCGAAGGCCCGTCAACTCACCCTTGACCTGCGGCGGAGCGGTGGGACCGGCCCCGCGGGAGGCCGGGGGAGGGCCGGGCGGGGGCGTGCGGCGGCGGCCGGGCCGGCCGCACCGCGGGGGCGCGGCCGGCCCGGCCGGACGCTTCGGCCTGCTCAGACCACGATCAGGTGGATGCCGTACGCGACGGCCGCGGCGCACAGCGCGAAGCAGGCGTACGCGCCGGTGCGGGCCAGGGGGGCGGAGCCGCCCCGCGCGGAGGCCCGCTCCTGCCGGGAGAGGCCCACGAGGCCGAGGGTGAACAGGCCGACGAGTGCGACGGTGGTGACGAGGCCCACGCCGAAGACGGAGCCGAGGGCTGCCCAGTCGATGTCCATGGCGATGCCGCCCTTTCCTTACAGCGTGGCCGTGGGCGCCGCGCCGGACGCGACGGCCGGGGCCGGGACGGTGGTCTCGGGGGCGCCGCCGTCCGCCGGGTCGGCGGTGACGGGGCCGGCGGGCGGCGGGGTGACGGCCGCGATGGCGGCGGTGACGACCCCGGCGGGCTCGGCGTCGGGGGCGCCGCCGCCCTCGACCTCGTTGACGTTGGTGTGGTCGACGACCTGGCGGCGCGAGACGAACCAGATGGCGGCGGAGGAGCCGACGAGGAAGGCCGCGACGACGGCGACGCCCCAGTCGCCCTGGCGGGCGACGAGCTCGGCGAGCGCGGCGACCAGGCCGGCGGCCGGCAGGGTCAGGCCCCAGGCGACGAACATCCGGGTGGCGGTGGACCAGCGGACCACGCCGCCCTTGCGGCCGAGGCCCGCGCCCATCACGGCGCCGGAGCAGACGTGCGTGGTGGAGAGCGAGAAGCCCAGGTGGGAGGAGGCGAGGATCACGGTCGCGGCGCCGGTCTGGGCGGCGAAGCCCTGCTGGGGCTGGAGGTCCGTGAGGCCCTTGCCCATGGTGCGGATGATGCGCCAGCCGCCCAGGTAGGTGCCGAGCGCGATGGCCACGCCGGCGGAGACGATGACCCACACCGGCGGGTTGGAGCCGGGGGCGAGGACACCGCCGGCCACCAGGGCCAGGGTGATGATGCCCATGGTCTTCTGCGCGTCGTTGGTGCCGTGGGCGAGGGAGACCAGGCCCGCGGAGGCGATCTGGCCGGTCTTGTAGCCCTTGCGGCCGGTCCCTTCGCCGATGGTCGCGCCGACCCGGTACGTGAAGCGGGTGGCGACCATCGAGGCGACGCCGGCGACCACCGGGGCGGCGACGGCCGGGATCAGGACCTTGGTGAGGACGACGCCGCCGTTGACGCCGCCGACGCCGATGGACGCGACGGTCGCGCCGATCAGGCCGCCCATGAGGGCGTGGGAGGAGCTGGAGGGCAGACCGACCAGCCAGGTCAGGAGGTTCCAGAGGATCGCGCCGACGAGGGCGGCGAGGATGACCTCCGGCTGGATGCCCGTCTCGTCGACGAGCCCCTTGGAGATCGTCTTGGCGACCTCCACGGACAGGAACGCGCCCACCAGGTTCAGCACGGCAGACATGGCCACCGCCGCCTTGGGCCTCATCGCGCCGGTCGAGATGGTGGTGGCCATCGCGTTGGCGGTGTCGTGGAAACCGTTTGTGAAATCGAACACGAGAGCTGTCACGACCACGATGGCGAGCAGCAGCGTGATGTGTTCCATTTACCCAGGCAATCGTTTGACATCAGTGGCGGGTCGAACGTAGGCAACCTGGATGAACGGAAGGTGAACTGAGGCGGGCTGTGTGGTGTCTCGGTTCGCGGGTGGTTCCGGTTCCGTCCCGGCACCCCCGGACCCCGGCCCCGGCACCCCCGGATCCCGGTCCCGGCCCGGCCGCGCCGGGGCGCCCGCCACTACCGGCCCGGCCCCTCCGCTGGCAGGATCGCCGCATGGCGAAGCACGGCGGGGCGCACGACGGGACGGCGGCGGGGACGGCGATCGGGGAGGCCTGGGACGCCCTGGTCGCCGCGGCGCGCAGGACGGTGGCCGACGGGCTGGTCGTCGGCACCTCCGGGAACGTCTCCGTACGGGTCGGGGACCTGCTGCTCGTCACCCCGAGCGGCGTGCCGTACTCCCGGCTGACCCCGGACGACGTCGTCGCCGTCGACCTGGACGGACGGCGGGTCCGCGGCACGCTGCCGCCGACCAGCGAGCTGCCGCTGCACCTCGCCGTGTACCGGTCCACCGACGCCGGGGCGGTCGTCCACACCCACGCCGTGCACGCCACCGCCGTCTCCACCCTCGTCGAGGAACTGCCCCCGGTCCACTACATGACCGCCGCCCTCGGCGGGCCCGTGCGCGTCGCCCCGTACGCCCTGTACGGCACGCGGGAGCTGGCCGACGGCATGCTCGCCGCCCTGGCCGACCGCAGCGCCTGCCTCCTGCGCAACCACGGCACGGTCGCGTACGGCGCGACGCTCGACCAGGCGTACGACCGCACCGCCCAGCTGGAGTGGATGTGCCGGGTCTGGCTCGCCGCCGACAGCCACCCCGCCCGCACCCCGGCGCTCCTCACCCCGGGCCAGCTGGCCGAGGCCGCCGAGAAGCTCCGCGGCTACGGCCGGCCCGGCTGACCCGCGCCCCGCCCGCTCCCGTCCACCGTCGCCGCCGCCCACTGGCACGGCCCGGCCGGCCTGCGGACACTGGACGGATGCGCTCTGCTACAGCCGCGGCGGCCGCCGCCACAGTGATCGGTGCGGGGACGGCCGCCGTGGCGGCCGGAAGGTACGCCAGCGGTGTGGCGCTCAGGCCGCGCCCGGGACGGCCCCTGCCCGGCGAGCCCCGGCTCACCGTGCACACCGCGGGCCCCGACCGGGTCGCCCTCACCCGCTCCCTGGCCTCCATCCGCCCCGGCGTGTACGGCCTGGAGGGCTCCGGCGTCCACGCGGTCGTCGGCCCCGTCCTCGACGACGCGCCCTACGCCCCCGACACCGTCGTGCGCCGCCTCGTGCGGGTCGACCGCGGCACCCTCAGGGCCGGCACCCGCGTCCGCCTCACCCCGCAGGTCCACTCCGGCACCCCCGCCTCCGCGCTCGGCGTCCCGTACCGGGACGTCGAGGTGGCCGGCGAGCTGGGCCCCCTGCCCGCCTGGTACGTCCCGGGGGTCCGCACCACGTGGGTGATCACCGCGCACGGCCTGGGCGCCACCCGCGAGCACCCGCTGAACGTGCTGGGCCTCCTCCACCGCCGGTTCCGCCTGCCCGTCCTCGACCTCGCCTACCGCGGCGACCCGGGTGCGCCCCGCCCCGCCGACGGTCTCGGCCACCTCGGGGACTCCGAGTGGCGCGACCTCGACGCGGCCGTCCACCACGCCGTCCGCAACGGCGCGGACGGCGTCGTCCTCCACGGCTGGTCGACCGGCGCCGCCATGGCCCTGCGCACCGCCCGGCGCAGCCGGCTGCGCGACCGGATCACCGGCCTGGTCCTCGACTCGCCGGTCCTCGACTGGGAAGCCGCCCTGCGGGCCCTGGCCGTCGCGCACCGCGTCCCCGCCGCCCTGCTCCCGCTCGCCGTCCGCGCCGCCCAGGGCAGGACCGGGCTGCGTGCCGGGGAGCCCGCCCGGACCGTCGGCACCGAGGCCCCGGACGTGCCCGCGCTCGTCTTCCACGGCCCCGACGACGCCGTCGCCCCCTGGGCGGCGACCCGCGCCCTCGCCGAGCGGCGCCCCGGCCTCGTCACTCTCCGCACGGTCCGCCAGGCACCGCACGCCGCCATGTGGAACGCCGACCCCGGGCGGTACGAGGAGGCCATGCGCCGCTTCCTCACGCCGCTCCTCTGAGTCGACCGCCCCGTTCCGTTTGGGCTTTCGGGCCGTCAACGGGAAGACTGCCCCCGTGACGTCTCGAAAGCCCGATGAGCAACTGGCGCGCAACTCCGCACTCCGACTCGTCCGGCCCCGGTCGCTGGCGGCGACCGCCCGGCGGGCGGTGGCCGACCGGAGGACGCGGTCGGCCCCGCGCCCGCCGGAGGGGACGCCCCCGCGGGCCGAGCTGGCCCGCCGGGCCCGGCACGTCCTGGCCGACGCCGTGCGCGTGGCCCGCTGGGCCGCCGTGGAGCGCGGCCCCGTCACCGCCCCCGACGCGGCGTGTGAGCGGGCCGCCGCCGCCCTCGGTCTGACCCGGGAAGGGGTCCGCACGGCCTGGGACCGGGCCCGGCTCGCCGGGCTCGTCGAGATCCACGGCGGCACCGTCCGCCCCGGCTGGCGGCTGCGGGCCTGGGACCGCGACGACTCCGCCGCGCTGCGGGGCTGGGTGGCGCTCCTCGACGCCTGGTCGCTCGCCCATCCCGCCCCGCAGGACGCCGAACCGGCCGCGGTCGCCGAGGTCGTGGAGGCGGTCCCGCAGGTCCTCTCCCTCCTCCACCTGTCCGCCGGGCCCGTGCCCGTCCCCGCCCTGCTCGACCTGCTCCGGCAGCGCGTCGCCGAACTGCGCGAGCAGCGCTGCGAGGTGTCCTACGCCCCCGGCGCCGGGGCGCCGCCGGGGCCGGGGCGCCCCCGGTCGCCGCCCCGGTGCGCGACGAGCGGCGGGACGCGGCCTCGGACGCGGACGCCCTGCCCCGCCTGCTCGACTGGGCGCTGGAGGGGCTCGCCTCCGTCGGCGCCCTGACCCTCGGTGACGGCCAGGCGACGCTCACCCCGCTCGGCAACTGGGCGGTGTGGGTCAAGCTGGAGCAGATCTGCGTCGCCGCGCAGAGCCCCGCGGGGCACATCGAGCAGTCGGCGGAGGACATGCTGCGCGGCTGCGTCCGGCTCACCCCCGGCCCGGCCCGCGCCGAGTACCGCGCCTGGCTCGCCGCCCGCCCCGTCGGCAAGGCCGTCGCCGAACTGCTCACCGTCGCCCGCGGCGACGACGCCCTCCTGCGCGGGCTGGCCTTCGAGGCCCTCCGCGTGGTGGGCGCCGCCGCCGAGGCCGAGGTGCGCGCCGCCGCCGACGAACTCCCGCTCCGTCCGTACGCCCTGCTCTGGCTCGCCGAGCACGAGGGCGCCGACCCCGACGAGGCGCCGGACGTCCTCACCCGCGAGGAGGCCACCTGGCTCTGGGTGGACACCGCCGCGGCCCTCGTCGACCACGGCGAGAGCGACCTGCTCGTACGGCACCTGGAGTCCGCCGTGCAGGGCACCGTCCCCGCCCTGCTCGACGAGGTCCGCGCGGTCGGCCACCCCCGCACGGTGCAGGTACTGGTCGCCCTGGCGGCGGCCCACCCGGACCCCGCCCTCGCCAAGGCGGTCCGCCGCGCGGCCTTCCAGGTCCACGCCGGGGGAGCCTGACCGCCGCGAACCCCCGGACGGGTGCGCCGGGGGCGTACGTCCCGAAGCTCCGGACGCCGCCCTCGGCCTCCCGCGCCCGGTGACCCCGCGAGCCGCCGGCCCGGCCCCGCCGGACCGCACGGCCGCGGGCGCCGCCCTCGCCCCCGGCCGGCGCATGCCGGAAAAACAGTTGCATGCGCCCGTTAGACTGGCCTCCATGGCCATTCTCCCCGCGCATTAGACGGTGTCGACGTCACCGCAGCCGCCGTCCGCCCACCGTCCCCCCGCCCTGGAGTCTGTCCGTGATCACCGCCACCGGCCTTGAGCTGCGCGCCGGCGCACGCGTCCTCATCGAGTCCGCCTCCTTCCGCGTCGCCAGGGGCGACCGCATCGGCCTCGTGGGCCGCAACGGCGCCGGCAAGACCACCCTCACCAAGTGCCTCGCCGGGGAGGGCGTCCCGGCCGCCGGCACCATCACCCGCTCCGGCCAGGTCGGCTACCTCCCGCAGGACCCGCGCACCGGCGACCTCGACGTCCTGGCCCGCGACCGGATCCTCTCCGCCCGCGGCCTCGACGTGCTGATCCGCAAGATGCGGCTGAACGAGGAGCGCATCGCCGCCGGCAAGGGCGCCACCCGCGACAAGGCCCTGAAGCAGTACGAGCGCCAGGAGACCGAGTTCCTCACCAAGGGCGGGTACGCCGCCGAGGCCGAGGCGTCCACCATCGCCGCCGCCCTCGGCCTGCCCGACCGGGTGCTCGGCCAGCCGCTGCACACCCTCTCCGGCGGCCAGCGCCGCCGCATCGAACTGGCGCGGATCCTCTTCTCGGACGCCGACACGCTCCTCCTGGACGAGCCGACCAACCACCTCGACGCCGACTCGATCACCTGGCTGCGCGACTACCTCAAGACCTACCGCGGCGGCTTCATCGTGATCTCCCACGACGTCGACCTCGTGGAGACCGTCGTCAACAAGGTCTTCTACCTGGACGCCAACCGGTCCGTGATCGACGTGTACAACATGGGCTGGAAGCTCTACCAGCGCCAGCGCGAGGACGACGAGAAGCGCCGCCGCCGCGAACGGCAGAACGCCGAGAAGAAGGCCGCCGCGCTCAACGCCCAGGCCGACAAGATGCGCGCCAAGGCCACCAAGACGGTCGCCGCGCAGAACATGGCCCGCCGCGCCGAGAGGCTGCTGTCCGGACTGGAGGAGCTGCGCCAGTCCGACAAGGTCGCCAAGCTGCGCTTCCCCGAGCCCGCGCCCTGCGGCAGGACCCCGCTCACGGCGGAGGGCCTGTCCAAGTCGTACGGCTCGCTGGAGATCTTCACCGACGTCGGCCTCGCCATCGACAAGGGCTCCCGCGTCGTCATCCTCGGCCTCAACGGCGCCGGCAAGACGACCCTGCTGCGCCTGCTCGCCGGCGTCGAGAAGCCCGACACGGGCCGGGTCGTCCCCGGTCACGGCCTGAAGCTCGGCTACTACGCGCAGGAGCACGAGACGCTGGACCCGGAGCGCACGGTCCTGGAGAACATGCGCTCGGCCGCGCCCGACCTGGACCTGGTGGAGGTCCGCAAGGTCCTCGGCTCGTTCCTGTTCTCCGGCGACGACGTCGACAAGCCGGCCGGGGTCCTCTCCGGCGGCGAGAAGACCCGTCTCGCCCTGGCCACCCTCGTCGTCTCCTCGGCGAACGTCCTCCTCCTCGACGAGCCGACGAACAACCTCGACCCGGCCAGCCGCGAGGAGATCCTCGGCGCCCTGCGCACCTACAAGGGCGCGGTCGTCCTGGTCACGCACGACGAGGGAGCCGTCGACGCCCTCCAGCCGGAGCGGATCATCCTCCTCCCGGACGGGGTCGAGGACCTGTGGGGAGCGGACTACGCGGACCTGGTCTCCCTCGCCTGATCACCCCGCCTGGATCGTTCGGCCCAGTCGTCCTCCTTCATCTGAGTGAGGGGATCTCGTACCGCGGCGTGGCGCCCGAAAAATTTTCGGAGCGGACGCCGCACCGCGCTCCTCTTCACGGCACGCCGCTGACCTGGCACTTCGCCGCCGGACGGGTGCCAGATCCGGGGTCCCGGCGGGTGGCGCGGCCGCCGCACGGCGAAATCCGCGCCCACGGAGCCTGTCGAATGGCTGGCCATGCGGCCCCGGAGGGGTGATCATGAGAAGTCCAGAGCGCACTTCCCATGAGGAGGCACGGGTGGCCGAGACTCTGAAGAAGGGCAGCCGGGTGACCGGCGCCGCGCGCGAGAAGCTCGCGGCAGACCTGAAGAAGAAGTACGACGCCGGTGTGAGCATCCGGGCCCTGGCCGAGGAGACCGGCCGGTCCTACGGATTCGTGCACCGGATGCTCACCGAGTCCGGAGTCGCGCTGCGCGGACGCGGCGGGGCGACCCGGGGCAAGAGGGCCACGCCGGCCTGATCACCGACACGGGTCGTGAGGCGTCCCGTGGTCCCGGTGGTGACGCCCGGCCGGCACCGGCCGCGGTTCGCCGCGGTCCGGCGGTCGACCGTGCGGTTACCGTGCAGTAATTTGTCGGTCGGCGCGACCGTTCCGGTCGCGCCGACCGACCGCTGCACCGGACCCGGAGGCGCCTCATGACCCCGACCGACCCCACCCCCCTCCTGCTCGACAAGGACGGGGTGCGTCTCGCCGTCGAGGACGCCGTCGCCACGGTGACCCTCGCCGACCCGGCGAAGCGCAACGCCCAGTCGCCCGCCCTGTGGCGGGCACTCACCGAGGCCGGGCGGTTGCTGCCGGGCAGCGTGCGGGTCGTGGTGCTGCGCGCGCAGGGCAGGTCGTTCTCCGCCGGCCTCGACCGGCGGGCCTTCACACCGGAGGGGTTCGACGGGGAGCCGTCGTTCCTCGACCTGGCGCGCGGTTCCGACGACGACCTGGACGCGGTCATCGCCGAGTACCAGGAGGCGTTCACCTGGTGGCGCCGCAACGACATCGTGTCGATCGCGGCCGTCCAGGGCCATGCCATCG from Streptomyces sp. MRC013 includes the following:
- a CDS encoding cobalamin biosynthesis protein, producing the protein MRDDRVFAYGATAGFLADLVFADPRRGHPVAAFGRAAGAVERLLWRDHRGWGALYTAVCAGGAAGGAALAARAARAVRGRDAASVALTAAAVWAVVGGTSLGREARAVGAALAAGDVAAARERLPHLCGRDPQALDGPGIARAVVESVAENTSDAVVGALVWGALGGVPGLAAFRAVNTLDAMVGHRSPRHHRFGWASARLDDVAGAPGARLTAALAVVAGGDPRGAVRAWRADAHRHPSPNAGPVEAAFAGALGVRLGGTLSYRGRVEHRPVLNGPGRAVEVADIERAVRLSRRVGGLALAACAGGRLLYGTWKRRGA
- a CDS encoding inorganic phosphate transporter, which produces MEHITLLLAIVVVTALVFDFTNGFHDTANAMATTISTGAMRPKAAVAMSAVLNLVGAFLSVEVAKTISKGLVDETGIQPEVILAALVGAILWNLLTWLVGLPSSSSHALMGGLIGATVASIGVGGVNGGVVLTKVLIPAVAAPVVAGVASMVATRFTYRVGATIGEGTGRKGYKTGQIASAGLVSLAHGTNDAQKTMGIITLALVAGGVLAPGSNPPVWVIVSAGVAIALGTYLGGWRIIRTMGKGLTDLQPQQGFAAQTGAATVILASSHLGFSLSTTHVCSGAVMGAGLGRKGGVVRWSTATRMFVAWGLTLPAAGLVAALAELVARQGDWGVAVVAAFLVGSSAAIWFVSRRQVVDHTNVNEVEGGGAPDAEPAGVVTAAIAAVTPPPAGPVTADPADGGAPETTVPAPAVASGAAPTATL
- a CDS encoding class II aldolase/adducin family protein: MAKHGGAHDGTAAGTAIGEAWDALVAAARRTVADGLVVGTSGNVSVRVGDLLLVTPSGVPYSRLTPDDVVAVDLDGRRVRGTLPPTSELPLHLAVYRSTDAGAVVHTHAVHATAVSTLVEELPPVHYMTAALGGPVRVAPYALYGTRELADGMLAALADRSACLLRNHGTVAYGATLDQAYDRTAQLEWMCRVWLAADSHPARTPALLTPGQLAEAAEKLRGYGRPG
- a CDS encoding lysophospholipase, with translation MRSATAAAAAATVIGAGTAAVAAGRYASGVALRPRPGRPLPGEPRLTVHTAGPDRVALTRSLASIRPGVYGLEGSGVHAVVGPVLDDAPYAPDTVVRRLVRVDRGTLRAGTRVRLTPQVHSGTPASALGVPYRDVEVAGELGPLPAWYVPGVRTTWVITAHGLGATREHPLNVLGLLHRRFRLPVLDLAYRGDPGAPRPADGLGHLGDSEWRDLDAAVHHAVRNGADGVVLHGWSTGAAMALRTARRSRLRDRITGLVLDSPVLDWEAALRALAVAHRVPAALLPLAVRAAQGRTGLRAGEPARTVGTEAPDVPALVFHGPDDAVAPWAATRALAERRPGLVTLRTVRQAPHAAMWNADPGRYEEAMRRFLTPLL
- a CDS encoding ABC-F family ATP-binding cassette domain-containing protein codes for the protein MITATGLELRAGARVLIESASFRVARGDRIGLVGRNGAGKTTLTKCLAGEGVPAAGTITRSGQVGYLPQDPRTGDLDVLARDRILSARGLDVLIRKMRLNEERIAAGKGATRDKALKQYERQETEFLTKGGYAAEAEASTIAAALGLPDRVLGQPLHTLSGGQRRRIELARILFSDADTLLLDEPTNHLDADSITWLRDYLKTYRGGFIVISHDVDLVETVVNKVFYLDANRSVIDVYNMGWKLYQRQREDDEKRRRRERQNAEKKAAALNAQADKMRAKATKTVAAQNMARRAERLLSGLEELRQSDKVAKLRFPEPAPCGRTPLTAEGLSKSYGSLEIFTDVGLAIDKGSRVVILGLNGAGKTTLLRLLAGVEKPDTGRVVPGHGLKLGYYAQEHETLDPERTVLENMRSAAPDLDLVEVRKVLGSFLFSGDDVDKPAGVLSGGEKTRLALATLVVSSANVLLLDEPTNNLDPASREEILGALRTYKGAVVLVTHDEGAVDALQPERIILLPDGVEDLWGADYADLVSLA
- a CDS encoding helix-turn-helix domain-containing protein, which translates into the protein MAETLKKGSRVTGAAREKLAADLKKKYDAGVSIRALAEETGRSYGFVHRMLTESGVALRGRGGATRGKRATPA